A single region of the Gossypium arboreum isolate Shixiya-1 chromosome 12, ASM2569848v2, whole genome shotgun sequence genome encodes:
- the LOC108479710 gene encoding GATA transcription factor 26: MGKQGPCYHCGVTSTPLWRNGPPEKPVLCNACGSRWRTKGTLANYTPLHARVEPADYEDRRTSRMKNISIKKNKEIKLLKSKANHGTAVVAPDYNLGFRKFVDEDSSNRSSSGSAISNSESCAQFGSADASDLTGPAQSNVWESMVPSKKRTFVNRPKQSPLEKLTKDLYTILHEQQSSYFSGSSEEDLLLESETPMVSVEIGHGSVLIRHPSSIARDEESEASSLSVENKQYSTNEAYSHSSTFPVYSDSKAMKSLGHAIEKAKNPAEEGMQHEQLKRDKAQIEKSLMLESQKSPLCNTDLNDILNFEEFVKHLTNEEQQQLLQYLPPVDIAKLPDSLQSMFESSQFKENLCYFQQLLAEGVFNISVPGVKAEDCRTLKRLALFNLTKSQWVERRHVLKRCQDSIGAPVVARGPTATTSNNLVIMKRSRDSQSQNFPEARTIKCPKRVVMKATCENKEVIDNDGSCFSPRSLFALPPDGSSLLLDSLHFVNESSDQDLLLDVPPNGSFPQAELLHPTLSFGQQASTSSSSARSHHVHP; encoded by the exons ATGGGCAAGCAAGGACCTTGCTATCACTGTGGAGTTACAA GCACTCCTCTATGGCGTAATGGACCTCCTGAGAAGCCAGTATTGTGCAATGCATGCGGGTCGCGTTGGAGGACTAAAGGGACCCTTGCAAATTATACCCCACTTCATGCTCGGGTTGAACCTGCTGATTATGAGGATCGTAGAACTTCCAGAATGAAGAACATATCTAtaaaaaagaacaaagaaatcAAACTGCTGAAAAGTAAAGCAAATCATGGAACAGCAGTTGTTGCCCCTGATTACAACCTGGGTTTCCGTAAGTTTGTGGATGAAGATAGTAGTAATAGATCAAGTTCTGGATCAGCAATATCTAATTCTGAAAGCTGCGCGCAGTTTGGCAGTGCAGATGCTAGTGACTTGACAG GACCTGCTCAATCTAATGTGTGGGAGTCAATGGTACCTTCTAAGAAAAGAACCTTCGTAAATCGTCCAAAGCAATCTCCTCTTGAGAAACTTACGAAAGATTTATATACTATTTTACATGAGCAACAGTCTTCATATTTCTCTGGATCTTCCGAGGAGGATTTACTTCTTGAGAGTGAAACACCCATGGTTTCTGTTGAGATTGGACATGGAAGTGTTCTAATTAGACATCCAAGTTCAATAGCTCGAGATGAGGAATCTGAAGCTAGCTCACTTTCAGTTGAAAACAAACAATATTCAACAAACGAGGCTTATTCACATTCTTCAACCTTCCCTGTATATAGCGATAGCAAGGCCATGAAATCTTTAGGACATGCAATCGAGAAGGCTAAGAACCCGGCTGAAGAAGGAATGCAGCACGAGCAACTTAAGAG GGACAAGGctcaaattgaaaaatcactaatgCTGGAAAGTCAGAAGTCACCGCTGTGTAACACAGATTTAAAT GATATCCTCAACTTTGAGGAGTTTGTGAAACATTTAACAAATGAAGAGCAGCAGCAGTTGTTGCAGTACCTACCTCCAGTCGACATTGCCAAACTTCCTGATAG CCTCCAAAGCATGTTTGAAAGCTCTCAATTCAAGGAGAACCTATGTTACTTTCAGCAACTGCTTGCAGAAGGGGTTTTTAATATCTCTGTCCCAGGGGTGAAAGCTGAAGATTGTAGGACTTTGAAAAGACTTGCATTATTTAATTTGACTAAATCCCAATGGGTGGAACGCCGTCATGTGCTTAAG AGATGTCAAGATAGTATTGGAGCGCCTGTGGTTGCTAGAGGACCAACTGCCACTACATCAAACAATTTAGTGATCATGAAGAGATCACGTGACAGCCAAAGTCAAAATTTTCCAG aaGCAAGGACCATAAAGTGCCCCAAAAGGGTGGTCATGAAGGCTACTTGCGAAAACAAAGAAGTCATAGACAATGATGGTTCTTGCTTTAGTCCGAGAAGCCTATTCGCCTTGCCTCCTGATGGTAGCTCTCTTCTGCTGGATTCTCTCCATTTTGTCAATGAAAGTTCTGACCAAGATTTGCTGCTGGATGTGCCACCCAATGGGTCATTTCCGCAGGCCGAACTGCTTCATCCTACTTTAAGTTTTGGGCAACAGGCTAGCACTAGTAGTAGCTCAGCACGCTCACATCATGTCCATCCTTAG